The genomic DNA TTGTGATTCGTTGTTTGCTGCACTCAGGCGCCGTGCGCAAGCTGCGCTCGCTTGGCTTTCGCGCCACCGGGCGCGCGGCCCCTTGGGCTACACCCTCGCCACCCTGAGCATGTTGGTGGTGCCTTCGGCGCCGAAGGGCACGCCCGCCACGATCACGATCTGGCCGCCGCGCTTGGCGAAATCCTGGGCGGCGACATGGGTGGCCACCTCGACCATCTCGGCCACGCTTTTGATGTCGTTCTTCGTATGGACCATGTGGATGCCCCAGGCCAGGGCGAGCCGTCTGGCCGTGCTGGCCCTGAGGGTCAAGCCCAGGATCGGCACGTCGGGGCGCTGGCGGGCCACGCGCAACGCCGAAAATCCCGACGAGGTGTAGGTCACGATGGCCGAAGCCTTGACCGTGTGCCCGACCTGGCGCGCCGCGCTCGCGATGGCGTCGGCCATGGTCGGCGTGGGGTCCAACTGATCCGACGAACGCAGCCGCTCGAACGAAGGGTCAGATTCAACGCTTTGAATGATTCGATCCATGATCGACACGGCTTCCATGGGATGGTCACCCGCCGCCGTTTCCGCCGACAGCATCACGGCGTCCGCCCCGTCATAAACCGCCGTCGCCACGTCCGAGGCCTCGGCCCTTGTGGGAACGGGCGCATGCACCATCGATTCCAGCATCTGGGTCGCCACCACCACCGGCTTTCCGGCTTGGCGACAAGCCGCCACGATCTGCTTTTGCAAGATGGGCACCCGCTCGGGCGGGCATTCGACGCCCAGATCGCCCCTGGCCACCATGACGGCGTCGGCTTCCGAGATGATGGCGGCAAGTTCGCCAGGCTCGACCGCCGACGGCTTTTCCAATTTGGCCAGCACGCCAGCACGCCCCTTCACCTTCATCTTCAATTCCGTCACGTCCGACACGCGCTGAACGAAGGAGAGGGCAATCCAATCGACGCCGATTTCAAGCCCGAATTCCAGGTCTTCAAGATCCTTGGGCGTCAGCGCCGACAAGGGCAGCACGACGCCGGGCAGATTGACGCCCTTGTGATCGGACAGTTCGCCGCCATCGATCACCCTAGTATGCGCATAATCGGCGCCGCAGCGTTCGACCAGCAGCTTCAAGCGTCCGTCGTCGAGCAGCAATTCCTCGCCGGGTTTTAAGGCGGCGAAAATCTCTGGATGCAACAATCCAACCCGCTTGTCGTCACCGGGCGTCGAATCGAGATCGAGCCGGAAGGCGGCGTCTTTCACCAACTGAACGCGCCCGCCTTTGAAACGATCAACGCGCAGCTTGGGGCCTTGCAGATCGAGCAGCACGCCGATCGGGCGACCGCTTTCTTCTTCCAATTTGCGAATGGCCTGCAGCCTGGCTTTATGTTCGTCATGCGAGCCATGACTCATATTCAGGCGAAAGACGTCGGCCCCCGCCCTGAACAAAGCGGCGATCTTATCCGCCGTGGCGCTGGCAGGACCCAATGTGGCAATGATTTTTGCGTTGCGGCTACGGCGCATATGACCCCCCGAGAGACGAGGCCAGCATACTGGATTGATTCTTAAAGCACCAGCACGAGACGTAAATCATTTAGGTTGGTTCGCGTGGGTCCGATTTCGATCAGATCGCCCAGGCCTGCAAAGAAACCGTAACTATCGTTGTCGGCCAGATGACGGCTGGCGTCCAGCCCCCGCGCTCTGGCTTTTTGCAGCGTCTCGGGTCCGATCTTTGCGCCTGCATTGTCCTGGCTGCCGTCGATGCCATCCGTGTCGATGGACAGGGCGTGAATTTGAGCCGCCCCGTTCAGCTCCAACGCCAAGGCCAACAGATATTCGCCGTTCGGACCACCTTGTCCTTTGCCCTTCAATGTCACGGTTAGTTCGCCGCCCGACAAGATCAGCGTGCCCGGTTTCGCGGCCAGCGCCAAACCGGCATGCGCCTTGGCGATCTGGCGGGCCTCGCCGGTTACTTGATCGCCAAGATCGAGAACGGACAGTCCCAGCGCCTGTGCCTTGGCTTTCACCGCCGCCAACATGTCGGCAGGCTTCAAGATCAGTCGATAATCCGCCCTTGCCAGTTTCGGATCGCCTGGCTTTGGCGATTCGCTCCAACAGACGGGCTGTGCAATGGCGTAGCGATCCAGAATGCGGCGCGCTTCTTCCGCCGTGCTGGGATCAGCCACCGTCGGACCCGAAGCGATGATCGCGGGATCGTCGCCCGCCACGTCGGAAACCGCCAAACTCACGATGGGGGCTGGCCAAGCGGCGACAGCCAGCCGCCCGCCCTTGATGGCCGACAGATGCTTGCGCACGCAATTGATCTCGCCGATCGCAGCGCCCGAAGCCAACAGGGCTTTGGTGACGCGCCTTTTCTCGTCCACCGACAGGCCGGGGGCGGGCAAGGCCAACAGCGCCGAGCCGCCGCCCGACATCAAGGCCAGCACCAGATCGTCTTGGCTCAAGCCTTGAACGGCGGCAAGAACGCGCTTGGCCGCAAGCTCTCCCGCCTGATCGGGAACCGGATGGGCCGCCAAGACGCAATCGATGCGCCTCAAAGGCAGGCCGTAGCCGTAGCGCGTGACCACCAGGCCGGAAAGCGGCGCATTCTTGGGCCAAGCGGCTTCGAGCGCCGCCGCCATGGAAGCCGCCGCCTTGCCCGCCCCCACGACGACTGTGCGGCCCTTGGGCGGTTTGGGCAGGAAGGAAGGCAAGCGGGTTTGGGGATCGGCGGCTTTCAAGCCAACATCCATCAGCGCCGACAACAAGGCGCCGGGCTGCGTCACTTTTGCGGCTTGCAAAAAGTTTCGCGCACCATGAGCGCGCCTAACAGCGAAGCAATCTGGCAGGCGGGCAGAACCAGGAAAGCCGACTGCCAAGCCGTCATCGAATAGATGCGCGCCCCATTCAACAAATCGCCCGTCCAACCAAGATCGAGCAACCAGCCGGTCAGCGATTGGAAGATCGCGCCGGTGCCCATCACCGCCATGTTGACGATGCCCAGCGTAGCCCCCGCCGCCCAATTGGGATTGTGTTCGCGCGCGGTGGCGAACAGCAGAACCATGCCGCCCGCACAGATGCCGTTCAGCAGCAGCAGTGCCGACAAAAGCCACAGCGGCAACGGCAGGTAAAGCCAGATCAAGGTGATGGCCAACGACCCCAGCGACGCCGCCAGCATGGGCGGCTTGCGCCGGTGCCAGTGGTCGGACAGCCAGCCGAAGATGGGAGAGCCGATGCCCCAGCCGATCAGCATCAAGGAAACGGCGCCCGCCGCTTCGGGCCTTGCCACGTCGTAACGCGTCATCAGGTAAGGCACGCCCCACAGGCCTGCAAAGGTCAACATGGGGGCCGCCAGCAAGGCGCCGAACAGCGAGGTCCAATAGGTTTGCGGCTCCTTCAGCGCCAGCGCCACGCCTGACCATAATTTGCTGCCTTCCTCGGGATCGTAGCTTTGCTGGCTGGCGGTGGCCGGTCGGTCGCGCACGATCAGCGCAAAAGCCACGGCCAGCACGCCAGCGATCATGGCGGTGCCCACCAAGGTTGCGCGCCAGCCGAATTCAGCCACGGCAAGGCCCAAAGGCACCTGTCCGCCCACCGCACCTGCCATGCCCATGGCCATGGTCAGACCGGTCAGCAGCGCAAAACGCTTAGGGGGAAACCAGACGGAGGCCACTTTCAGCGCGCCTACCCAGGTGACGGCGGTGCCGATGCCCACCAAGGCACGCCCGACATAGGCCAGTTCCACCCCGCCCGCTTGGCTGAACAGGTAGCAGCCCAACCCGGCGATCAAGGCCGAAGCGGCCAGCATGCGCCTGGGGCCGATGCGGTCCAGCATCAGGCCGATGGGAATCTGCAAGCTGGCATAGGCGTAGAAATAGAGCGAGGACAACACGCCGGTGATGGTGGCGCCGACGGCGAAATCGCGCATCAGCTCTTGCACCATCACGCCGGGCGCGACGCGTTGGAAGAATCCATAGCAATAGAAAATGGCCGCTAGGCCCCACATGAGCCAGGGAAGGAATTGCGTCATTCTTCCATCCCGCAGGCTTTCAGCACCTGCCCCAGATGGTTGTGAATCAGCAACTGCGCCTTGGCGCCATCGCCCGCCTTGACGGCTTCCAGGATGTCGCGATGCTGGCGGGCCAGGCGTCTTGCTTCCTCGGGCGTTTCGTAGACGCCCTGGCGCAGATGCGTGACCATTTCGGCCATCACCTCGCCCACGACGGTATGGATATGATCGTAGACGGCGCTGTCAGCACCCTGCGCCAGCGCCTTGTGAAAGGTCAAATCGTCGGCCACCACGCGCTTGCGCTTGAAATCGGTCTCCATCGAGCGCACGGCGTCTTCCATGGCGAGAAGCGAGTCCGGATCTTGCCGCCTCGCCGCGCGCTGGGCCGCCCAGCCTTCCAACAGCATGCGCAACTCGACCAAGTCCTTCAGATTCTGCGGCGAACGGCGAACCAAGCCCGCCAGGGGTGCTTCCAGTGTGCGCGCCGACGAGACAACCTTGGTGCCGCCGCCCTGGCGCGCCTCGAGATAGCCTTCGGCCTTCAGGCTTTGCAGGGCGGCCCGCACCGAAACCCGAGACACTTTCAAGGCTTCGGCCAATTGCCGCTCGCCGGGCAGCCGCTCGCCCGCCGCCAGCACGCCCTCGTCGATCAGACGGCGCAGATGGCCCGCCACCCGCTCGGACAGCAGCCCCGCATCCCGGCCTTCCTGAACCGCATAATTGGTCATACCAATGTTATGGCGATGATTGACGTTCGCGTCAACTCCCCCGAGGCAGGCTTCCCAATCTGGCGAGAAGTATACCGGCCAAGATGACCAGCCCGCCCGCCATGACCAACAGGGTCAGGCTTTCTCCCAGCAGGGTCCAAGCCAGCAAGGCCGCCACCAGGGGCTGAAGCAGCAGAACGACCGAGCCGAAAGAAGCGGGCAGATGGGCCAGGGCATAGGCGATCAGGCTTTGCCCGCCGACATGCGACACCAGGGCAAGGGCGATCAACGCCTCCCAGCCTTTGCCGGGTTCTGGCCACAGGGCTTCTCCCGACGCAACCGCCACCAGAAGCAGGACCGGCGTGGTGATCGCACCGCTGATCGTCATGATGGCGGCGGTGGACAGGCGAGAGCGCAGCCGCCCAACGGCGACGATGTAACCGGCATAGAAAACCGCTGTCAGTTGCGCCAGCAGATCGCCCGCCAGATGACTGCCGCCCAATTGCAGATTCTCGCCCATCAGCAACACGGCGCCACCCAAGGCCAGACCCATCCCGGCAATGAACAGTGGGCGAACCCCTTGCTTGAACAAAACCCACCCCGCCAGCGTCACGTAAATCGGCGCGAAATTGGGAAACAAGGTGGCATTGGCGACGCTGGTCAGCAAAAGCGCCCAATGCCAGACCGCCAGATCGGCGGCAAAGCACAGGCCCGCAACCGACAAGCCCTTTATGTCGCTCGCTCTGAAGGGTGGACGCTTTTGGGCATGGCATTCCCAAGCCAACCACAGGCCCAACACAGGCAAGGACAGAAGCAAGCGGTAAAAGGCGGTGGCCGACGGCCCCAGCGGACTTAGGCGGACCAGGATGGGGGCAAAGCCGATTCCCACCGCGCCCAGCAGCAAGGCGGCCAGCGCGATCCGGTTCGCACGCTGGCTTGCGCTCACGCTTTCGCCTGTTGCGAAAACATCCGCCTGACCTCGACGCGACGCAATTTGCCATTGGCGGTTTTTGGCAGCGCCTTCACTGCCTTGGCAGTGACCTGCCCCGCCTCTTTCGCAATATGCGCCGCCAGTTCTGGCGCGATCTGGGTCATGCTTTCGCCCGGCTCCAGAATGACCGCCAGGCACAATCTTTCGACGCCATCGCCATCCGGCGCCGAAACGGCGACGACGTCTCGCAAGGCAGGAACCGCCTTGCGCAGGCGTTGCTCCAATTGGTCGGGGGCGATCTTGACGCCGCCGATGTTCATCATCTCATCGCTGCGGCCCTGCAGGCGAAAGCGATTGTCCGCCAAGCGCTGGCCGATGTCGCCGCTTCTGAACCAGCCGTCATGGAAGGCCGAGCGCGACGCCAAATCGTCGTTCAGATATCCATAAACCAGTCCCGGCGTTTGCAGCTCGATCATGCCCAAAGCGCCCTCGGCCACCTCTTGCCCTTCCTTGTCGACAATCCGCAATCCGATGCCCGGACATGGCGTTCCCACCCCTTGCGGATCGATCAGACAGACAGCACTTCCGACTTCATTCGCGCCATAGCCGAACAAGATGTCGCAGCCAAGCCGTTCCAGCGTTTTCTTCCTTAGGGCCTTCGAAAAAGCGCCGCCGCAAGTGGTCAGGCGCAGGTCCGTCAGTTTGCGCAGGTCGGCAGGAAGCCGCTCCATCGTTTCGCCCAACAGCCCGGGAAGAATCCATAGATGCGTAATGTCGCCCTTGGCCAGCGCCTCGTCGGCTTTGGCGAAAATCGTTTGCCCGCCCTGGCGCAGGCAGGCCATGGCCCGACAATAGGCGGCGTTGACGGTAAAGGGATAGGCGACCAGAAGGCGGGCGTTGGATGAAATGGTCTCCAATTCCTGGACGTGGCGGATCCAGAAATCCTGCATGGCCGAGGTCATCATCATCAGCTTCGGCCTGCCCGTCGTGCCTGACGAGCGGTTGAGGCGAAGCGGGCGGGAATCTTCGAATGGCTCTTGCGGATGATCCAGGGCCAAGGGATCGGCCAGGGTGAAAACCTGGCGCAACCAATCGCTATCGAGGCGTTGGTGACGATAACTTCCCGAAATCGTCGGTTTGTCAGGGCTTAGCGCAAACTGCGCCAGGGCCAGCAAATCAGCCAGCGATTCGCCCTCGTTCTCCTCGCTGGCCAGGAAGCTGGCCGAAACGGCGCCCAGCGTTTCGCAAGCGATCAGCAGCAGCCAATGCACATACGGGTCGGGATGCGAGACGGCGACGATCTGGCCCTTTTGCACGCCGATGCCGTGCAGGGCGTGGGAAAAACGTTTGGCATCTTGGTGGAATGAACGCCAACTGATCCGATTGGCGAAAACCTCGATGGCGAGACGGTCGGGGAATCTGTCTGCCTGGACAGCCAAACAGTCAAGACTGGTCGGCGAGATGGCCACCGACAACCCTAAATCAGGAACAGCTGATCCAGCGCCTGGGCCAGATCGTCGCCGAAAGAGGGGCCTTTGCGAATCACCGGCACCTTCTTGGGCACCAGCTTCAGATACTCGTCCTCGGGGGGCAGGCTGGTGATCAGCGCGGTAGGAATGTTGCGCGTGCTGGGCATGTTGGCCAAGCCGATGGCCAGATCGATGCCCGACAATTCCGGCATCACCGCCGAGATCAGCACCATGTCCGGCTTGGTGTGCAAGATCATCGACAGCGCTTCCAACGTGTTGGTGGCCAGGACAGTGCGATAGCCGCACTGCTGCAATTCGCGCTCGACATAATGGGTTGCCGTGCCGTGCAGCATGACCAGCATGATTTCGACGTTGCGCACCTGGATGTCGCCGATGTCGAAACCGATCTTGGCAGGCAGCTTGCGCACCAGCATGGCGGGATCGGCTTCCTTTGCTTTTCCGCCCTCCATCAAATCAAGCGCAATCTCGATGAAGCGCTGAACGTCGTCGAGCGCTCGCGGCGGCATGTATTTCGTTTCGGCGAAATAGTCTTCCATACGGTGCGCCAGGGCGATGACCGCTTTCACGTCCAAGGTTCCGCCCTGCGATTTGAAGGTGATCGCGATGCGCCTGACCTCGCGCACCAATTCGTCCACCGGTTTTCGCCCTTGGCGCACCTCGGACAGCAGCATTTCCAACGAGCGCAATTGATCGGCGGCCTCTTCCAAGAAGGTGGCGCGCATTTCGGCCACGATCTCTTCCACCCCATTGGCGTAAACGCCTTCGCTGCCAACCTTGCCGGCCATCTTGTCCTCGCTTGTCGATAGCCCCGAGTGTGGGGCGGGGTGGGCCTGGGAATCAAGCCGAAACAGGTTACAGTCCGGCAACATCCCTATTCCGATCGGCTAATGATCAGGGCTTTTCCTGAACCGGCGGTTTTTCTTCGGGATTATCCGCCGGTTTTTCCTCAGGCTTTTGCGGGGCTGGCGGCGCGCTCTTTTCTTCCTGGCCGGGTTCCTGCGTCTTTTCTTGCGCGCTTTGGGCGTTCTTTCGCTCTTTTTCGCTCCAAGCCTTGAAGGCGGCCTCGCCCGCCTCGCGGCCATCGCGGGTGCGGGGAATTTGGATCGTCGAGTCCGGCCCGGTCGTCACCCACAAGGCGATGACATAGACGGGTTTGGTGACCGGCTTCTTGCCCCGCTTTTCCTCGATTATTTTGTCGCTTTCGTGCTCGACCAAGCCCCAGACGGCGGCTACCGCGCCGCAGCCCAGCCAGACTTGCGACGATTCCTGCGCCTGCTTGACGGCATCTGGCACCGATGCCTTCGAAAAATCGGGCAGGGGTGAAGGCACGCGGGCCACATCGACCAGTTCCGACATTTTCTTGACGACCGTTTCGGCCTGCAGGCCCTTCGAATCGTCGCCCAGCAAAGGGGCCAAGGCCACCACCGGTCGCCCGGCTTGCGTTTGTGCCTTGGCGATCAGCGAACAGTCCGGACCCCTGGGCTTTCTAAGGCCGAGCAGCACTACCGCCCCCACCAGCAGAATGGCGGCGGCAACGCCGATCAAAAGGATTCGCTTGCGTTCCATGGGTTAGGACGGCGCCGAAGCAGCTTGGGCAGGCTTGGGCGAACCGGCAGGCAACGGGGCGGCGACCGACCCGGATGGCGGCGGCAGAGCGGGCGTCGACGGGGCGGCGCCTTCGGCGGCTGATTTCGCCGCCTGCGCGTCGGCGGGCGCAGCCCCGCCATGCGCCTCCCGGCGCAGGGACTTGACCTTGTGGTCCAGGGCGTAGAGCAAATCGCGCGCCTCGCCCAGCAGCCGGTTGGTTTCCGCTAGATCGTGGCGCAACCCTTCCTCCGCCCCGGCCACCATCTTGCGCGTTTCTTCCAAGATGGTGATGCCGCGATTGGTGATGTCGGCTTGCATGCCGCCCTTGATCCGCTCGATCTCGTCCAACAATTCGCGCTTGATCCAGCGCGAGCGCTTGTTCAACTCCTCGTCTGCCCTTTTTAGGCCTTCCTCCAAGTCGTTGCGCATTTCGATCTTGATCTGATAGGCGCTTTTGACCAGCGACGACAGATAGACGATCAACGCCACGGCGAAAACGCCGATCAGCGCGACGATGAAAATGACGATGGTGACGGTCAAAAAGTTCATGACCTGCGTATGCTTCCTTCCTTAGCCCCCTCATGGTCGTCGATGTGGGGTCTCTTTGCAACCTTTTACAGGAAGAAACCCCTTGCTATGACGGGAACTTTCCGACACCGTGACCCCCGCCACCATCATTTGCGCTTATCTCATGTTGTTCAATTCGCTTTCTTTCCTATTCGTCTTCCTGCCGATTGCACTGGTGGGGTGCCGTTTGCTGGAACGGGCAAAGCGATCCAGTTGGATTGCGCTGTGGCTGGGTATAATCTCGCTCGCTTTCTACGGCTGGGACGATCCCCTGCGCTTGTTGCCGCTGATTCTGGCGTCTATCTGTTTCAATTTTCTGGTCGGCACGGGCCTAGCGCAACGCCCCTCGCGAAGCCTGCTTGCCCTGGGCATTATCGGCAACCTTGCTTTGCTAGGCTATTTCAAATATGCGGGGTTCCTGCTGGATAGCCTTGGCCTGATGGGCGTGGCGGGCCTTCCTGAAATCCAGGTGGCGTTGCCGATCGGCATTTCCTTTTACACCTTTACGCAAATCGCCTTCCTGGTTGACGCCTACAGCGGCAAGGCCAGGGAATACCGCTTTGGCCATTATTTGCTGTTCGTCACGTTCTTTCCGCATTTGGTCGCCGGCCCGATCCTGCACCACAAGGATATGATGCCGCAGTTTGAACGACGTCAGCGCAATCTGGGAAATTTGAACGATTTGACGCTTGGCCTCAGCATTTTTCTGTTGGGCCTGTTCAAGAAGGTAGTGCTGGCGGACGGCGTGGCGGTCTACGTAGCTCCCGCTTTCGACGCTGCGGCGCAAGGCGCGTCGCTAGGCCCGACAGACGCCTGGATGGGGGCCCTGGCTTTTACCCTGCAACTCTACTTCGACTTCTCGGGATATTCCGACATGGCGGTCGGTCTGGCCCGCATGTTCGGCATCGATTTTCCGATTAACTTCAACTCGCCTTACAAAGCCGCTTCACTCATCGATTTCTGGCGGCGCTGGCACATGACGCTGTCGCGATTTCTGCGCGACTATCTTTACATTCCGCTGGGCGGCAACCGGCAGGGGCCAACCCGCCGCCTGATCAATCTGATGTTGACCATGCTGATCGGCGGCCTGTGGCATGGGGCGGCCTGGACCTTCGTTCTGTGGGGAGGTCTGCATGGACTTGGGTTGGTGGTCAATCATCTCTGGCGCCTGGGGCCAGGGAAATTTCTTGCGCTTCCCCGCTGGCTGAGCTGGGGAATCACCTTCATCTTCGTCGTGCTGGCTTGGGTACCCTTCAGGGCCGAGAATTTTGATGCTGCGATTGCCCTATGGCGTGGCATGTTTCTTGGCGCTGGCGAGAACCTGCCTCAATTTGATGGGCTGGAACCGTTACAGGGCTGGGCCTGGATCGTCGGCCTGCTGAGCCTAGCGGTTCTGGCTCCAAACAGTCAGGAAATCATGCTTGAGGGCGCCAACAAGCCACTTGCTTGGAAACCCGCACGCGCTTGGGGCATTCTGTTGGGCGGCATGGGCGGCATGGCGCTGGCCATGATCGTCATGCAGGCTCAATCTGAATTTCTCTATTTCAGGTTCTAGCGATGCCGAGACGCAACCATCGCTATTTTCCTTGGCTGGGCCTAGGCGTCATGCTGGGCTTTATTCTGTCTGTAGAGCTGTTTTTCGGTTCATGGTTCAAAGCGCCGGGGCTATGGAATTTAGGCATCATCCGTAGCGTCGACTGGACGATCGACGTCTCTGAACACTACCAGCATGAGGGTCCGATTCGTTATAGACGCGATTACTACGGTCTGCGCGGGTCCTTCGGCCATCCAAGGGAAATCGACCTGCTGGTCATCGGCAACAGCAGCACCGATCAGCGCAACGTGGCAGAGGGCGAAACCTGGGTCGACCAATTGAACGCCTGCTTGAATAAGAAGGGCGCAAAAGTAAAGACCGCCAATGCAGGCGTAACCGGGCAAACCCTTCGCGGCCTGGCTCGTAACTTCGACCTTTGGTTCAATCACATTCCGGGCCTGAAGCCCAAATGGGTCCTGGCCTATTTCGGCGTTACCGAGATGGATTTGGCGGATCGCGACGACAGTGACGACGTGCGCAGGTATTTCGAAACCAACAAACCTCCGCCGCCTTGGAAAAATCTGCAAAACTGGATCAAGATGAACAGCGCGCTCAACCGCCTGTTCTCCGATGCGAGATCCAACCTGAAGGCTTGGCGCAGGGGCGAAATGCCCAGCGCCCAAACCAGACCGACAAGCGCCGGGTTTCG from Alphaproteobacteria bacterium includes the following:
- the pyk gene encoding pyruvate kinase; this translates as MRRSRNAKIIATLGPASATADKIAALFRAGADVFRLNMSHGSHDEHKARLQAIRKLEEESGRPIGVLLDLQGPKLRVDRFKGGRVQLVKDAAFRLDLDSTPGDDKRVGLLHPEIFAALKPGEELLLDDGRLKLLVERCGADYAHTRVIDGGELSDHKGVNLPGVVLPLSALTPKDLEDLEFGLEIGVDWIALSFVQRVSDVTELKMKVKGRAGVLAKLEKPSAVEPGELAAIISEADAVMVARGDLGVECPPERVPILQKQIVAACRQAGKPVVVATQMLESMVHAPVPTRAEASDVATAVYDGADAVMLSAETAAGDHPMEAVSIMDRIIQSVESDPSFERLRSSDQLDPTPTMADAIASAARQVGHTVKASAIVTYTSSGFSALRVARQRPDVPILGLTLRASTARRLALAWGIHMVHTKNDIKSVAEMVEVATHVAAQDFAKRGGQIVIVAGVPFGAEGTTNMLRVARV
- a CDS encoding glycerate kinase; the encoded protein is MDVGLKAADPQTRLPSFLPKPPKGRTVVVGAGKAAASMAAALEAAWPKNAPLSGLVVTRYGYGLPLRRIDCVLAAHPVPDQAGELAAKRVLAAVQGLSQDDLVLALMSGGGSALLALPAPGLSVDEKRRVTKALLASGAAIGEINCVRKHLSAIKGGRLAVAAWPAPIVSLAVSDVAGDDPAIIASGPTVADPSTAEEARRILDRYAIAQPVCWSESPKPGDPKLARADYRLILKPADMLAAVKAKAQALGLSVLDLGDQVTGEARQIAKAHAGLALAAKPGTLILSGGELTVTLKGKGQGGPNGEYLLALALELNGAAQIHALSIDTDGIDGSQDNAGAKIGPETLQKARARGLDASRHLADNDSYGFFAGLGDLIEIGPTRTNLNDLRLVLVL
- a CDS encoding MFS transporter; amino-acid sequence: MTQFLPWLMWGLAAIFYCYGFFQRVAPGVMVQELMRDFAVGATITGVLSSLYFYAYASLQIPIGLMLDRIGPRRMLAASALIAGLGCYLFSQAGGVELAYVGRALVGIGTAVTWVGALKVASVWFPPKRFALLTGLTMAMGMAGAVGGQVPLGLAVAEFGWRATLVGTAMIAGVLAVAFALIVRDRPATASQQSYDPEEGSKLWSGVALALKEPQTYWTSLFGALLAAPMLTFAGLWGVPYLMTRYDVARPEAAGAVSLMLIGWGIGSPIFGWLSDHWHRRKPPMLAASLGSLAITLIWLYLPLPLWLLSALLLLNGICAGGMVLLFATAREHNPNWAAGATLGIVNMAVMGTGAIFQSLTGWLLDLGWTGDLLNGARIYSMTAWQSAFLVLPACQIASLLGALMVRETFCKPQK
- a CDS encoding FadR family transcriptional regulator, with the translated sequence MTNYAVQEGRDAGLLSERVAGHLRRLIDEGVLAAGERLPGERQLAEALKVSRVSVRAALQSLKAEGYLEARQGGGTKVVSSARTLEAPLAGLVRRSPQNLKDLVELRMLLEGWAAQRAARRQDPDSLLAMEDAVRSMETDFKRKRVVADDLTFHKALAQGADSAVYDHIHTVVGEVMAEMVTHLRQGVYETPEEARRLARQHRDILEAVKAGDGAKAQLLIHNHLGQVLKACGMEE
- a CDS encoding DMT family transporter is translated as MAALLLGAVGIGFAPILVRLSPLGPSATAFYRLLLSLPVLGLWLAWECHAQKRPPFRASDIKGLSVAGLCFAADLAVWHWALLLTSVANATLFPNFAPIYVTLAGWVLFKQGVRPLFIAGMGLALGGAVLLMGENLQLGGSHLAGDLLAQLTAVFYAGYIVAVGRLRSRLSTAAIMTISGAITTPVLLLVAVASGEALWPEPGKGWEALIALALVSHVGGQSLIAYALAHLPASFGSVVLLLQPLVAALLAWTLLGESLTLLVMAGGLVILAGILLARLGSLPRGS
- a CDS encoding acyl--CoA ligase, whose amino-acid sequence is MAISPTSLDCLAVQADRFPDRLAIEVFANRISWRSFHQDAKRFSHALHGIGVQKGQIVAVSHPDPYVHWLLLIACETLGAVSASFLASEENEGESLADLLALAQFALSPDKPTISGSYRHQRLDSDWLRQVFTLADPLALDHPQEPFEDSRPLRLNRSSGTTGRPKLMMMTSAMQDFWIRHVQELETISSNARLLVAYPFTVNAAYCRAMACLRQGGQTIFAKADEALAKGDITHLWILPGLLGETMERLPADLRKLTDLRLTTCGGAFSKALRKKTLERLGCDILFGYGANEVGSAVCLIDPQGVGTPCPGIGLRIVDKEGQEVAEGALGMIELQTPGLVYGYLNDDLASRSAFHDGWFRSGDIGQRLADNRFRLQGRSDEMMNIGGVKIAPDQLEQRLRKAVPALRDVVAVSAPDGDGVERLCLAVILEPGESMTQIAPELAAHIAKEAGQVTAKAVKALPKTANGKLRRVEVRRMFSQQAKA
- a CDS encoding Hpt domain-containing protein; protein product: MAGKVGSEGVYANGVEEIVAEMRATFLEEAADQLRSLEMLLSEVRQGRKPVDELVREVRRIAITFKSQGGTLDVKAVIALAHRMEDYFAETKYMPPRALDDVQRFIEIALDLMEGGKAKEADPAMLVRKLPAKIGFDIGDIQVRNVEIMLVMLHGTATHYVERELQQCGYRTVLATNTLEALSMILHTKPDMVLISAVMPELSGIDLAIGLANMPSTRNIPTALITSLPPEDEYLKLVPKKVPVIRKGPSFGDDLAQALDQLFLI
- a CDS encoding MBOAT family protein, with protein sequence MLFNSLSFLFVFLPIALVGCRLLERAKRSSWIALWLGIISLAFYGWDDPLRLLPLILASICFNFLVGTGLAQRPSRSLLALGIIGNLALLGYFKYAGFLLDSLGLMGVAGLPEIQVALPIGISFYTFTQIAFLVDAYSGKAREYRFGHYLLFVTFFPHLVAGPILHHKDMMPQFERRQRNLGNLNDLTLGLSIFLLGLFKKVVLADGVAVYVAPAFDAAAQGASLGPTDAWMGALAFTLQLYFDFSGYSDMAVGLARMFGIDFPINFNSPYKAASLIDFWRRWHMTLSRFLRDYLYIPLGGNRQGPTRRLINLMLTMLIGGLWHGAAWTFVLWGGLHGLGLVVNHLWRLGPGKFLALPRWLSWGITFIFVVLAWVPFRAENFDAAIALWRGMFLGAGENLPQFDGLEPLQGWAWIVGLLSLAVLAPNSQEIMLEGANKPLAWKPARAWGILLGGMGGMALAMIVMQAQSEFLYFRF